A window of Mycolicibacterium holsaticum DSM 44478 = JCM 12374 genomic DNA:
GATCGCCAACCGTTCGGCGTGTGGTCCTTCCGGAGTGGTGTTCGGGTCCCATGAGCGTGCAGTCGCCGTGGCGCGTGGGGTGCGAACCGGACGGATGAGCATCAACGGCGGCAACTACTTCGGTCCCGACAGCCGTTTTGGTTGCGCGGAGGAGCACTACGTCTCGGCACTGGATGGCCTTATCGCGCTCGAGGAGTACCTCGAGCGCAAGACGTTCGCTGCCATCGTGCCGAAGGAGCGTCGCCGTGTCGTCGAGCTTTGAGGAACGGGTCCAGATCGCCAAGGATTTCCTCGACAGCATCGGGAATTTGGATTTCGACCGCGTCGAGCGCCATCTGGCCCCAGATGCCGTGATGGTGTTGCCGTTCGTCGAGGAAGTGCCGCCAACACGCGGAAGCGCCGCGATCGCCGATCAGTTGCGTGATTCGGTGCCGGCGATGTTCGATCGGATGAATTTCACCTATGACGAGTGGTACGACGTGCGCGACGCCGAATGGCTGATAGCGGAATACCACAGCGAATCTCCGCAGAGAAATACCGGAAGCGTCTACCGGAACGCCTACATCACCGTCTTTCGCTTCGAGGGAAACAAGATCGCCCTGTACAAGGAGTATCTGAACCCCCTGAAGTTCGTCGGCTTCACCGAGCCGGTTCACGGAAGTTAGCCCTTGGCCGGCGCGTCGCCGAGTCGCAGCTCTTGCTTCGGCGATAACGACATCGGTATGGTCTCGGATTAGGCAATCGACTAATCATCCGAGTTCAGTTGACGTCTGCACCGCGAGAAGGAGATCGATGTGACGGTTGCGAGCCCGAGCGATGTCTATTACGACCCTTTTGATCCCGGCATTGACGCCGATCCCTACCCCGTCTATCGGCGGTTGAGGGAGGAGGCACCGCTGTACTACAACGAACGCCACGATTTCTTCGCTGTAAGCCGCGCGGATGACGTCGAGCGGGTGCTCACCGATCACAAGACCTTCATCTCAGGCCGCGGCTCGATCCTCGACTTCATCCGCGCGAATCTGGAGATGCCGCCGAGCATGTTCATCTTCCAAGACCCACCCGTCCACACCAGGTACCGCAAGGTCTTGCACGGTGTGTTCACACCGCGCCGGGTCGCTGAACTCGAAGACAAGGTCCGAGATTTCTGTGCACGGAGCTTGGATGCCGTTGTGGGCAGTGGAAAGTTCGATTTCATGGCGGATCTGGGCGCTCAGGTTCCGATGCGCACGATCGGAATGCTGCTCGGCATTCCCGAGACCGATCAGGACACCCATCGGCAGTGGACGGATGCCAGCCTGCGGGCCGAGCCGGGTGAACATCTGAAGCCGCAGGAGGGCTTCGCCGACGGCTCGAACTATGCCGAATACATCGACTGGCGCGCCGAGCATCCCTCGGACGATCTGATGACCGATCTGCTCAATGCGCAACTAGAAGAGGAAGACGGGTCGTTCCGCCGGTTGACTCGTGAGGAAGTCCTCACGTACACAACGCTTCTCTCGAGCGCCGGCGCCGAAACGACCGGCCACCTGATCGGCTGGACCGGTAAGACGCTGGCTGATCACCCTGCTCAACGTCGCCAGCTCGTCGAGGATCCGTCGTTGATTCCCAGGGCCATCGAGGAGGTGCTGCGCCTGGAAACACCCGCACATCAGTTCGCCCGGTACGTCACCACCGATGTCGATTTCTACGGGCAGACTGTGCCCGAAGGTAGCGTCATGCTGTATCTCATCGGCTCCGCCAACCACGACGAGCGGCGATTCCCGGATGGTGACCGCTTCGACATCCATCGCGAGAACGTCAAGCACCTGTCGTTCAGCCTCGGTGCGCACT
This region includes:
- a CDS encoding nuclear transport factor 2 family protein; protein product: MSSSFEERVQIAKDFLDSIGNLDFDRVERHLAPDAVMVLPFVEEVPPTRGSAAIADQLRDSVPAMFDRMNFTYDEWYDVRDAEWLIAEYHSESPQRNTGSVYRNAYITVFRFEGNKIALYKEYLNPLKFVGFTEPVHGS
- a CDS encoding cytochrome P450 codes for the protein MTVASPSDVYYDPFDPGIDADPYPVYRRLREEAPLYYNERHDFFAVSRADDVERVLTDHKTFISGRGSILDFIRANLEMPPSMFIFQDPPVHTRYRKVLHGVFTPRRVAELEDKVRDFCARSLDAVVGSGKFDFMADLGAQVPMRTIGMLLGIPETDQDTHRQWTDASLRAEPGEHLKPQEGFADGSNYAEYIDWRAEHPSDDLMTDLLNAQLEEEDGSFRRLTREEVLTYTTLLSSAGAETTGHLIGWTGKTLADHPAQRRQLVEDPSLIPRAIEEVLRLETPAHQFARYVTTDVDFYGQTVPEGSVMLYLIGSANHDERRFPDGDRFDIHRENVKHLSFSLGAHYCLGSALARLEGRIALEEILKRFPVWEIDVDNARMASSPALRGWDSLPAFI